Proteins found in one Oryza glaberrima chromosome 4, OglaRS2, whole genome shotgun sequence genomic segment:
- the LOC127770131 gene encoding uncharacterized protein LOC127770131, with protein MSEFEVLEVQFHFNGEFVLDESKMSYCNGDCGVSHIEKDKISIPELEGHLLDHTTFPQSVRMYWLPFGAELNSGMRLLVDDKSCLDMIHELGTATTVDIYTESIDMGGNEESGTQYADEDVFALFQDDNIMDLDHAEPFVKEQTVQNRDKFVQGDNMLCLEGPTHGQDSPNEEAAEDLEAESDGCDATGFTSDEDDEVREIRTKYKEFMSEVKKRGDIPMDNPIEVDGIQGGDIPLGNNQVLEGGDGAEYFDSDGDASYDEDSDGVFTRRKCRFPIFDSFADTPQFAVDMCFRGKDQLKDAIERYALKKKINIRYVKNEQKRIRAVCRWKGCPWLLYASHNSRSDWFQIVTYNPNHACCPELKNKRLSTRRICDRYESTIKANPSWKAREMKETVQEDMGVDVSITMIKRAKAHVMKKIMDTQTGEYSKLFDYALELQRSNPGTSVHVALDPEEEDHVFQRFYVCFDACRRGFLEGCRRIIGLDGCFLKGPLKGELLSAIGRDANNQLYPIAWAVVEYENKDSWNWFLGHLQKDINIPVGAAGWVFITDQQKGLLSIVSTLFPFAEHRMCARHIYANWRKKHRLQEYQKRFWKIAKAPNEQLFNHYKRKLATWIKL; from the exons ATGTCTGAATTTGAGGTACTGGAAGTTCAATTTCATTTTAATGGGGAATTTGTTCTTGATGAGTCAAAGATGTCGTATTGCAATGGGGATTGTGGAGTGTCCCACATAGAGAAGGACAAGATCTCTATCCCTGAACTTGAAGGCCACCTATTGGATCACACAACTTTTCCTCAATCTGTTAGGATGTACTGGTTGCCATTTGGTGCAGAATTGAATAGTGGTATGAGGTTACTTGTAGATGACAAGTCATGTTTGGACATGATTCATGAGCTGGGAACTGCTACAACAGTAGATATATACACCGAATCAATTGATATGGGTGGGAATGAAGAATCTGGAACACAGTATGCAGATGAGGATGTATTTGCCCTATTTCAAGATGATAATATCATGGATTTGGATCATGCAGAACCTTTTGTCAAGGAACAAACTGTCCAAAATAGGGACAAATTTGTTCAGGGCGATAACATGCTGTGTTTGGAAGGTCCAACCCATGGTCAGGATAGTCCGAATGAAGAAGCAGCAGAAGATTTAGAAGCAGAGAGTGATGGCTGTGATGCTACAGGTTTCACaagtgatgaagatgatgaagtTAGAGAGATAAGAACCAAATACAAAGAGTTTATGTCAGAAGTAAAGAAGAGAGGAGATATTCCAATGGACAATCCAATTGAGGTTGATGGCATACAAGGTGGAGATATTCCATTGGGTAATAATCAGGTCTTAGAAGGTGGAGATGGTGCTGAATACTTTGATTCAGATGGTGATGCATCGTACGATGAGGACAGTGATGGTGTCTTTACAAGAAGGAAGTGCAGGTTCCCAATATTTGACAGTTTCGCTGATACTCCACAGTTTGCAGTTGACATGTGCTTTAGAGGAAAGGACCAATTGAAGGATGCTATAGAGAGGTATGCTCTGAAGAAGAAGATAAATATCAGATATGTGAAGAATGAGCAGAAAAGGATTAGGGCTGTTTGTAGGTGGAAAGGTTGTCCTTGGCTTCTATATGCTTCCCATAACTCAAGGAGTGATTGGTTTCAGATTGTAACTTATAATCCCAACCATGCTTGTTGTCCTGAGCTTAAAAATAAAAGGTTATCTACAAGAAGGATATGTGATAGGTATGAGAGTACTATCAAGGCTAATCCATCTTGGAAGGCTAGAGAAATGAAGGAGACAGTACAAGAGGACATGGGAGTGGATGTGTCAATCACAATGATTAAGAGAGCAAAGGCACATGTAATGAAGAAAATAATGGATACTCAGACTGGTGAGTATTCCAAGCTGTTTGACTATGCTCTGGAGTTGCAGCGTAGTAATCCTGGAACTAGTGTGCATGTTGCCCTTGACCCAGAGGAAGAGGACCATGTGTTTCAGAGGTTTTATGTATGTTTTGATGCATGTAGAAGAGGATTTTTAGAAGGATGTAGGAGGATAATTGGGCTTGATGGATGTTTCCTTAAGGGGCCATTGAAAGGTGAGTTGTTATCAGCTATTGGCAGGGATGCAAATAATCAGCTTTATCCAATTGCATGGGCTGTTGTGGAATATGAGAATAAAGACTCGTGGAATTGGTTTCTTGGGCATCTTCAGAAAGACATCAACATACCTGTTGGAGCAGCAGGCTGGGTGTTTATAACAGACCAACAGAAG GGGCTGCTAAGCATAGTATCTACATTGTTTCCGTTTGCTGAGCATAGGATGTGTGCACGCCACATATATGCCAACTGGAGAAAGAAACATAGGCTGCAGGAGTACCAAAAGAGGTTTTGGAAGATTGCAAAAGCACCTAATGAGCAGTTGTTTAACCATTACAAGAGAAAGCTTGCT ACTTGGATCAAATTGTGA
- the LOC127771820 gene encoding uncharacterized protein LOC127771820 — protein MPEGSSFIQSGHKRRLVSFGESAQASVKSSAQASAKASAGGSASVVIETNAGTASSFAKATINVKGGHASAKIHSTSLGRGSVSGQSSSSQKKGLLNSKNKMM, from the exons ATGCCTGAGGGTTCATCATTTATACAG TCTGGCCATAAGAGAAGACTGGTATCTTTTGGAGAGAGTGCTCAAGCATCTGTGAAGTCAAGTGCTCAAGCATCGGCGAAGGCATCTGCTGGAGGGAGTGCTTCTGTTGTCATTGAAACCAATGCTGGGACTGCTAGCTCATTTGCAAAGGCAACAATCAATGTAAAAGGTGGGCATGCCTCTGCAAAAATCCATTCAACTTCACTTGGTCGTGGATCAGTATCTGGCCAAAGCAGCTCATCACAGAAAAAAGGGCTGCTGAATTCCAAGAACAAGATGATGTAG